The genomic window cactacacaccgtagttcaccggcgtcaaaatgtaatcaaatgccattggtggatctacaccattGGTTCTTAAccctgttggaggtaccgaacccaaccagtttcatatgcgcattcaccgaacccttttttagtgaaaaataaaatgttttttttttcagattcaagaaaaacttatgtttttttcatttgtgcacaaaagggacggcgtggcgcaggggaagagtggtcgtgcgcaatccgagggcccctggttcaaatcccatctagtaccaacctcgtcacgtccgttgtgtcctgagcaagacacttcacccttgctcctgatgggtgctggttggcgccttgcatggcagctccctccatcagtgtgtgaatgggtaaatgtggaagtagtgtcaaagcgctttgagtaccttgaaggtagaaaagcgctatacaagtacaacccatttatcatttatttatttaaaatgaatatcctgggtaccgactctggacagccagtacttcatccatggccaccggaccggacccagATTTGGCATATTTGTACAATTAGTGCAGATAACAAGGCGTTCATATCCAAGTTAAGATCCTCAGTAGATCCCTCACACTTGAGTCACAATGGCATCATATTTCTGGCCTCCTCTTCATAAATGTCAGGTATCTCTCCCATGGACGAGGACACCATCCGGACCGATGTGCACCCGCGAAGCTCCTTCTCGTACTGGATCAACTGCTTCCAGAAGCCGTTGTTCGGCCTCGCCATGGGTCGGCAGGTCTTGACCCAGGCGTGGGCCTCCAGCAAGGTGACGCTGTGGTGCTTGACGAGAAAGGCCATGCACAGCGCCGCCGAGCGGCTCACCCCGGCATTGCAGTGCACCAGCGTCCGGCCGCCACCGCGCGCTACTTGCTGTATTGTCTCCCCCACGCCGTCGAAATGGTCAGCGAGGGGTGAGGACGGAGAGTCGGCCAGCGGGATGTGGATGTACTGCACGCCCTTAGGAACATGACTGCTGCCGCTCTTCTTGGTCTCGGTGACGCTGATGACGCACGTTATGTTGTTCGCACTCAGCAGGGAAACGAGACCGGCCGCCCTGCCGTTACTCACGTAAAGGTGTTCGGTAATGCGGCACAGGCCGGAAAGACGTCCGTTATTAGGCATTACAGCTTCTTGATAcgcaacgaaaaaaaaaaaaaggtaaacaagtCGCCGGCGGAAATGGCACACCTACTTCCGGCTGTAAGGCGGCCGAGAGAGGCCAAATGTCACACATTTGCCCCCAGCTGGACGCGATTTTGGAAAGCCTAAaaaaggggtcaccaacgctgtgcccgcgggcaccaggtcgcccgtaaggaccagataagtagcccgccggcctgttctaaaaatagctcaaatagcagcacttactagtgagctccctctattttttaaatgtgtttatttactagaaagctggtctcgctttgctcgacatttttaattcgaagagagacaaaactgaaatagaatgtgaaaatccaagaacatattttaaagacttggtcttcacttgtttaaattagttaatttattttttttactttacttcttataactttcagaaagacaattttagagaaaaaaatacaacctcaaaggcctactgaaacccactactaccgaccacgcagtctgatagtttatatatcaatgatgaaatattaacattgcaacacatgccaatatggcctttttagtttactaaattgcaatttttgatttcccgggagtttcttgttgaaaacgtcgcgtaatgatgacgtgtacgcatgacgtcacggactgttaggaaatattagggctgcgcacacacacagctaaaagtcgtctgctttaaccacctaattacacagtatttttgacatctgtgttgctgaatcttttgcaatttgttcaattaataatggagaagtcaaagtagaaagatggagttgggaagctttagcctttagccacacaaatggGTTATgggtttacttgtatagcgcttttctaccttcaaggtactcaaagcgctttcacactacttccacatttacccattcacacacacattcacacactgatggagagagctgccatgcaaggcaccaaccagcacccatcaggagcaagggtgaagtgtcttgctcaagacacaacggacgtgacgaggttggtactaggtgggatttgaaccagggaccctcgggttgcgcacggccactctcccactgccccacgccgtaattcgttgtttaaaattcctggaggtgaagccttcctctggatcagagcggtcaagcgaacatggctcccgaccaaatgtcaaccagcagttttcagtaagaaaattgtggtaaaaagtcgccacttaccggagatcagctgagcttgtgccgtccatacagctggcgtcgacttccctcagagactgacgtcaagacacccgtggacacacccctccgactatcaggtaatattgaactcactaaaacactagcaacacaatagaaagataagggatttcccggaattatcctagtaaatgtgtctaaaatcatctaaatccgtcccaatgcaattgccccgtcccaatgcaatcgcttttttttttcttgtccatcgctatcaatatcctcaaacacgaatctttcatcctcactcaaattaataaggaaattgtcgttttctctgtccgaatagctctttttgttggaggctcccatttaaacaatgtgaggatgtgaggagccctcaacgggtgacgtcatcgtctgcgacttccgaaggtagaggcagggcttttctgttaaggaacaaaagttgcgaactttatcgcggatgttcgctactaaatcgtatcaacaaaaatatggcaatatcgcgaaatgatcaagtatgacacatagaatggacctgcgatccccgtttaaataagaaaatctcatttcagtaggcctttaaaaattattttaggatttttagacacatatacctttttaccttttaaattccttctcttctttcctgacaatttaaatcaatgttcaagttttttttttttaaatgtaaagaataataaatacatttgaatttaattcttcattttagcttctgttttttttgacgaagaatatttgtgaaatatttcttcaaccttattatgattaaaataaaataaaaaatattgtggcaaattagaaaatctttagaatcaaatttaaatcttatttctaagtcttttgaatttcttttaaaatgtttgttctggaaaatctggaagaaataatgatttgtctttgttagaaatatagcttggtccaaattgttttatattctaacaaagtgcagataggtttttaatatttttaaaagatgtcatcaaaattctaaaattgatcttaatcaggaataattactaatgatgttccataatattttttttttcattttttcaaaaagattcgaattattgttgatagtttttctcttcagttttttggttgaattttgaattttaaagagttgaaatggaagataaactatgtttcaaaatttaattttcatttttttcctgttttctcctcttttaaaccgttcaattaagtgtttttttcatcatttattctctacaaaaaaccttccgttaaaggaaaaaaaatgtacgatggaatgacaaacagaactacccatttttatatataaatgtatatatgtgtatatatatttatatatatatatgtatgtatatatatatatatatatatatatatttatatatttattaaaggtaaattgagcaaattggctatttctggcaatttatttaagtgtgtatcaaactggtaacccttcgcaataatcagtacccaagaagtagctcttggtttcaaaaaggttgatgacccctggcCTAGGGTTTCTAAAGTCGCCAGCTGTACGATATGTTTGATTGGTATTAGTTAGGAATTACCGGTTGATTCCTAATTATATTAACACAGAACATTCAttgtaaaaaacatgtttttttctacACACCGTTTTCCCCTCATTTGCTCATGGGCGTCGAAGCGTGGATGTTCAAGCACTGGGGTGGGACTGGGCTTTGGtaaagtttgatttaaaaaaaaaaagaatgttgtttgaACATGTAAGTTACTATAATCGTCAAAAATAATTGTCTCAAATAAATGCTGCCACGAGAATTCAATAATAATGTTGTTTGAAATAAATTGATAACgtgattgtatgtaaatgttgaatATTATAAACACAGGTTTAAAAAAATTACGCTTAGTTTGCCGTTGTCCAGGTGGAACGAACCATTTcgcattctttccttaacacggatcaatcgtcctgtccccttagcagaaaaacagccccaaaacattatgtttccacccccatgcttcacagtaggtatggtgttcttaggatgcaactcagtattcttcttcctccaaacacgacaagtggagtttatacaaaaaatggatacatggatgatacagcagaggattgggagaatgtcatgtggtcagatgaaaccaaaatagaactttttggtataaacttaactgatcgtgtttggagaaagaagaatactgcgatgcatcccaagaacaccataactactgtgaagcatgggggtggaaacatcttgctttggggctgtttttctgctaaggggacaggacgattgatccgtgttaaggaaagattgaatggggccatgtatcgtgagattctgagccaaaacctccttccaacagtgagagctttgaatggttgaccaaatacttattttccaccataatttacaaataaattctttaaaattcctacattataaattcctgtatttttttttcacattctgtctctcacagttgaagtgtacctatgatgaaaattaaagacctttgtcatcattttaagtgggagaacttgcacaatcggtggctgactaaatacttttttgccccactgtatgtagcatcacctacaaagatacaaaaaattgcaatGCGACATCtcgtggacacatttacaacagctgTTTCCTTCATTCAAAAATTAGccaactcatcccgtgggccggataaaaccatTTCCCGGGCCTGATCAGGCCCTCGGGCTATACGTTTGACACCCGTGATTTAAACGTATAATTACATGCACGCAGGGTGATTTTACAAGggcaatattattaataataccattatttacagtaaatattaTTGACAGACTCTCACGAAGATGTCTGTTTGCGCCTGCAGAAAGATGAGAATAGCAGTGTTTCTCATTTCAGACAGTAGCTGGGGGGTGTCGTGCCAGCAGGCAGTCCTCGGTTGCCCAGGAAACAGATGGTGGATGAAGGGCGCGCATACAAAAGAGCACAAACCTGTGGCAGCAGCTGGGGAGCGGCTCACTGACTAATTCATGCATGCGCAGTTCCTCACAGCCATGTACGTGTCTTGTCTTTGTTTCAGTACTTGTGCACAATATTTGCTTTTCCAAAGTGGACTGTGCACGCAGCTGTTCTTGACACTCCCATTTGGGCTTGCAGCAGCTCTGCAGCAGCTCTGCAGCACACGGTAGAGAGgcgagcttttttttttttttttttactgcagagAACAACACGGGTTGTCGTTTTGTTAGCAGCATAGAGGTAGGATATCGTGTGAGGTCTGGTACAATTCTCTCGATGTTGTGGAACGTGTGCAATCTGGAAATGACTGCAGGTAAGAAAACATGATGCATGATATATTGCTTGTAGTACCCGAATAAATGTGCATTTTGTTGCATGTATTGCATACATGGTACTGATATTATTATACAGTGTCAGGCAGAATAGAATGTAATGTGCTGATACCTAAAATAGATTAATTCGGAGTACTTTATTATTGAATCTCTACAATgcactactttatttaatgtaatgtaatgaaatacaattcttttttaattcaagtgcttttgttaaaaaaaatgcaccaGAGTAAAATTGTTGAATGTTGTGAATAACATGCAGGTGTTTTTTCAAAGGGCCATTGATTTGACAACAATTAAATATGCTGCGAGGATCTGAAGGGGAGCCAACGCCTGCAGACAGGTCATGTGCACAATACAACATAACATATTGGTtgctatagagcagtggttctcaaatgggggtacgcgtacccctgggggtacttgaaggtataccaaggggtacgtgagatttttaaaaaatattctaaaaaaagcaacaattcaacaatcctttataaatatattta from Nerophis ophidion isolate RoL-2023_Sa linkage group LG07, RoL_Noph_v1.0, whole genome shotgun sequence includes these protein-coding regions:
- the zgc:153044 gene encoding dual specificity protein phosphatase 18; this translates as MPNNGRLSGLCRITEHLYVSNGRAAGLVSLLSANNITCVISVTETKKSGSSHVPKGVQYIHIPLADSPSSPLADHFDGVGETIQQVARGGGRTLVHCNAGVSRSAALCMAFLVKHHSVTLLEAHAWVKTCRPMARPNNGFWKQLIQYEKELRGCTSVRMVSSSMGEIPDIYEEEARNMMPL